One segment of Brassica napus cultivar Da-Ae chromosome C3, Da-Ae, whole genome shotgun sequence DNA contains the following:
- the LOC125582980 gene encoding callose synthase 9-like encodes MCRTMVFTFSRKISVNFQLVLRLAQGIAFLVALAVVTVGVVLTDLSVTDIFASVLALIPTGWGILSIACAWKPIIKRIGMWKSIRSLARLYDAGMGMLIFLPVAFCSWFPFLSTFQTRMMFNQAFSRGLEISLILAGNHPNSDL; translated from the exons ATGTGCAGAACTATG GTCTTTACCTTCAGTCGTAAGATTTCTGTTAATTTCCAGCTTGTGCTGAGACTTGCACAAGGCATTGCCTTCTTGGTGGCTTTAGCTGTCGTAACCGTAGGGGTTGTACTCACAGACTTGTCAGTGACAGACATATTCGCTAGTGTATTAGCCCTTATACCAACTGGATGGGGAATCCTCTCT ATTGCGTGCGCTTGGAAGCCAATCATAAAGCGAATTGGGATGTGGAAGTCAATCCGTTCACTAGCAAGGCTCTATGATGCAGGAATGGGAATGCTCATATTCCTTCCCGTTGCGTTCTGCTCGTGGTTCCCATTTCTCTCGACCTTTCAAACACGTATGATGTTTAACCAAGCGTTTAGCCGTGGTCTAGAGATCTCTCTCATCCTCGCAGGAAACCATCCTAATTCAGACCTTTGA
- the LOC106388910 gene encoding callose synthase 9, translating into MSLAESSWKRLVNAALQRDRAGGGAGGGTGQGSLMDYVPSSLPNNRDIDAILRAADELQNEDPSIARILCEHAYSLAQNLDPKSEGRGVLQFKTGLMSVVKQKLAKREVGTIDRTQDSKRLQDFYRLYREKNNVDTLKEEEMQLRESGVLTGELERKTVKRKRLFATLKILGNVLEKVAKEIPDELKHVIDSDAAISEDTIAYNIIPLEAHVTTNAITGFPEVKAAVAALKYFRGLPKLPDNFPIPATRNADMLDFLQYIFGFQKDSVSNQREHIVLLLANEQSRLNIPEEMEPKLDDGAVHKVFLKSLDNYIKWCDYLCIKPAWSNLERISGEKKLLVLSLYFLIWGEAANIRFLPECLCYIFHHMVVEMNEILRQQVSRPAVSCMPVDSHGGSDVGVSFLDHVIAPLYEIVSAEAFHNENGRAPHSEWRNYDDFNEYFWNLLQEDTKPIYNSVMFKVYGLVIAIYGGIQLFFSILMHIPSCRNIASKCDRWAVIRFVEGMRQERHYVGRDMYERMSDFIKYFLFWLVVLSAKFSFAYFLQIAPLVGPTRMIMKQDNIQYSWHEFVSIKNYNALTVASLWTPVVAIYLLDIHIFYTIASAFFGFLLGARDRLGEIRSLEAIHKQFEEFPGAFIKALHVPVTNRTFDASHQKAVDKNIVDAAHFAPFWNQIIKFLREEDYITDLEMEMLLMPKNSGRLQLVQWPLFLLSSKILLAKEIAAESNSQEEIVERIGKIEYMKYAVEEVYHTLKLVLTETLEAEGRMWLERIYEDIDTSIKNRKIHNDFQLNKLSLVITRVTALLGILKENETPEHAKGAIKALQDLYDVIRLDVLNFNMRGQYEMWNNLTQAWNEGRLFTELKWPKDPELKALVRRLYSLFTIKDSAAHVPRNLEARRRLQFFTNSLFMDVPPPNVFSVFTPYYSEVVLYSMAELTKRNEDGISILFYLQKIYPDEWKNFLARIGQDENALEDDLHNERDILELRFWASYRGQTLARTVRGMMYYRKALMLQSYLERKAGRDGGESTLFGNNMTDAEGFELSPEARAQADLKFTYVVTCQIYGRQKEDKKPEAVDIALLMQRNEALRIAYIDVVDIPKEGISHTEYYSKLVKADINGKDKEIYSIRLPGDPKLGEGKPENQNHAIVFTRGNALQTIDMNQDNYFEEALKMRNLLEEFDPNRDHGIRPPTILGVREHVFTGSVSSLASFMSNQETSFVTLGQRVLAKPLKIRMHYGHPDVFDRVFHITRGGISKASRVINISEDIFAGFNSTLRQGNITHHEYIQVGKGRDVGLNQIALFEGKVASGNGEQVLSRDVYRLGQLLDFFRMLSFYFTTVGFYFSTMLTVLTLYIFLYGRAYLALSGVGATLRERAISLDDTALSAALNAQFLFQIGVFTAVPMILGFILEQGFLKAIVSFTTMQFQLCTVFFTFSLGTRTHYFGRTILHGGARYQATGRGFVVKHITFSENYRLYSRSHFVKGLEVILLLVVYLAYGNDKAGAVSYILLTVSSWFLAGSWLFAPFLFNPAGFEWQKVVVDFTEWTNWLFYRGGIGVKGSESWEAWWEEELSHIRTLSGRIMETILSLRFFVFQYGIVYKLKLQGSDTSFSVQRFSLSKLQLYHSFLVFVRMII; encoded by the exons ATGTCTCTAGCGGAGTCGTCATGGAAGCGGCTAGTAAACGCTGCGTTACAAAGGGATAGAGCAGGAGGAGGAGCTGGTGGTGGTACTGGTCAGGGCAGCCTTATGGATTATGTTCCTTCATCTCTACCGAACAACAGGGACATAGATGCTATTTTGAGAGCTGCTGATGAACTCCAAAATGAAGACCCCAGCATTGCTAGGATCT taTGTGAGCATGCTTACTCGCTAGCACAAAATCTTGACCCTAAGAGTGAAGGCAGAGGTGTTTTACAATTTAAAACCGGATTGATGTCTGTTGTTAAG CAAAAGTTAGCAAAAAGAGAGGTTGGGACCATAGACAGAACTCAAGATAGTAAACGACTGCAAGATTTCTACAGGCTGTACAGAGAAAAGAACAACGTTGACACTTTAAAGGAGGAGGAGATGCAGCTCCGTGAGTCAGGGGTTCTCACTGGCGA GCTGGAGCGGAAAACAGTAAAAAGGAAAAGATTGTTTGCCACCCTTAAAATTCTTGGAAATGTGTTGGAGAAGGTTGCAAAAGAGATCCCTGATGAG CTGAAGCATGTTATTGATTCTGATGCTGCAATTAGCGAGGACACAATTGCTTACAACATTATTCCTCTTGAGGCTCATGTCACCACAAATGCCATTACGGGTTTCCCTGAG GTGAAAGCGGCAGTTGCAGCGTTGAAGTATTTTCGAGGCCTGCCAAAATTGCCGGATAATTTTCCCATTCCTGCGACAAGGAATGCTGATATGCTTGATTTTCTCCAATATATATTTGGGTTTCAG AAAGACAGTGTTTCCAATCAGCGTGAACATATAGTTCTTCTTCTTGCTAATGAGCAATCCCGCCTTAATATTCCTGAAGAAATGGAACCT AAACTGGATGACGGTGCAGTGCATAAGGTGTTTCTGAAGTCCCTAGACAACTACATTAAGTGGTGTGATTACCTATGCATTAAACCTGCATGGAGCAA CTTAGAGAGAATCAGTGGAGAAAAGAAACTACTAGTCCTCTCTTTGTATTTCCTGATTTGGGGTGAAGCTGCTAACATACGGTTTCTTCCAGAATGTTTGTGCTACATATTCCACCAC ATGGTAGTAGAAATGAATGAGATCTTACGCCAGCAAGTTTCTCGCCCTGCTGTGAGTTGTATGCCAGTCGATAGTCATGGCGGTTCTGACGTTGGTGTATCATTTCTTGATCATGTCATTGCTCCACTGTATGAAATTGTATCAGCG GAAGCTTTTCACAATGAGAATGGCCGAGCACCTCATTCAGAGTGGAGAAACTATGACGACTTTAATGAgtatttttg GAATTTGCTTCAAGAAGataccaaaccaatttataattCAGTCATGTTCAAGGTTTATGGGCTTGTCATAGCCATCTATGGCGGTATTCAGTTATTTTTTAGCATCCTGATGCATATCCCAAGTTGTCGCAACATTGCTAGTAAATGTGATCGGTGGGCTGTGATTCGATTCGTTGAGGGGATGCGACAG GAGAGACACTATGTTGGCCGTGACATGTATGAAAGGATGTCTGATTTTATAAA GTATTTTCTGTTTTGGCTTGTCGTTCTGTCTGCAAAGTTCTCCTTTGCGTATTTTCTTCAG ATTGCGCCACTCGTTGGTCCAACAAGGATGATAATGAAACAGGATAATATCCAATACTCCTGGCATGAGTTTGTGTCAATAA AAAACTATAATGCTCTGACTGTTGCCAGTTTATGGACTCCTGTGGTCGCT ATTTACCTGTTAGACATCCATATATTCTACACCATTGCCTCTGCTTTTTTCGGTTTCTTGCTCGGTGCGAGAGATCGTTTGGGAGAG ATAAGATCTTTGGAAGCAATTCACAAACAATTTGAGGAGTTTCCAGGGGCTTTTATAAAGGCTCTTCATGTTCCTGTTACCAACCG GACGTTTGATGCTTCTCATCAG AAGGCTGTGGATAAGAATATAGTAGATGCAGCACACTTTGCTCCATTTTGGaaccaaataataaaatttctacGAGAGGAAGACTACATCACTGATCT TGAGATGGAAATGCTCCTGATGCCCAAGAATTCTGGTAGGCTCCAACTGGTTCAATGGccactttttcttctttccaGCAAG ATATTGTTGGCCAAAGAGATTGCCGCTGAGAGTAATTCACAAGAGGAGATTGTGGAGAGGATTGGAAAGATTGAATATATGAAGTATGCTGTTGAGGAAGTCTATCACACTCTTAAACTTGTCCTAACAGAAACTCTGGAAGCTGAGGGGAGGATGTG GTTGGAAAGAATCTACGAAGACATCGATACCAGCATAAAGAATAGAAAGATACATAATGATTTTCAGCTGAACAAACTCTCCCTTGTTATTACGAGAGTGACTGCACTCTTGGGAATCCTG aaagaaaatgaaacacCTGAGCATGCAAAAGGAGCTATCAAAGCACTTCAGGATCTATACGATGTTATACGGCTTGAcgtattaaattttaatatgag GGGTCAGTATGAAATGTGGAACAACTTAACTCAAGCCTGGAACGAAGGTCGGCTTTTTACAGAGTTGAAATGGCCTAAAGATCCAGAGCTG AAAGCTCTCGTCAGAAGATTGTACTCTCTGTTTACTATCAAAGATTCTGCGGCGCATGTTCCTAGAAACCTTGAGGCCAGACGTAGACTGCAATTCTTCACCAATTCCCTTTTCATGGATGTGCCACCACCAAA tgttttcaGTGTCTTCACTCCATATTATTCTGAGGTTGTGCTATACAGCATGGCTGAACTCACTAAGAGAAATGAGGACGGGATATCAATATTGTTTTACCTTCAGAAAATATATCCAG ATGAGTGGAAAAATTTTCTTGCACGAATAGGACAAGATGAAAATGCGTTAGAAGACGATCTACATAATGAGAGAGACATACTTGAACTTCGATTTTGGGCTTCTTACCGTGGACAAACGTTAGCTAGAACAG TTCGGGGGATGATGTATTATAGGAAAGCTCTCATGCTTCAGTCTTATTTGGAAAGAAAAGCTGGCAGAG ACGGTGGGGAGTCCACTCTTTTTGGTAATAACATGACGGATGCTGAAGGATTTGAGTTATCTCCTGAAGCAAGGGCCCAAGCAGATCTTAAGTTTACATATGTTGTCACATGCCAAATATATGGAAGACAGAAGGAAGATAAAAAACCTGAAGCTGTTGACATTGCATTGCTAATGCAAAG AAATGAAGCCCTTCGAATCGCTTATATCGATGTTGTTGATATCCCCAAAGAGGGTATATCTCATACAGAGTATTATTCAAAGCTTGTGAAGGCCGACATCAATGGAAAGGATAAG GAAATTTATTCCATAAGGTTGCCTGGGGACCCGAAACTTGGAGAAGGCAAACCTGAGAATCAAAACCATGCCATTGTGTTTACTCGTGGAAATGCACTTCAAACCATTGATATGAATCAG GATAATTACTTTGAAGAAGCTTTGAAGATGAGAAATCTTTTGGAGGAATTTGATCCGAACAGGGACCATGGAATTCGACCACCCACCATTCTTGGAGTCAGAGAACATGTATTTACTGGAAG TGTCTCCTCCTTGGCCTCTTTCATGTCCAATCAAGAAACTAGCTTTGTAACTCTTGGTCAAAGAGTATTGGCGAAACCCCTCAA GATCCGCATGCATTATGGTCATCCAGATGTCTTTGACAGAGTTTTCCATATTACTCGTGGTGGTATCAGCAAGGCCTCTCGGGTCATCAACATTAGTGAAGATATTTTTGCTG GTTTTAACTCAACTCTACGTCAAGGAAATATTACTCACCATGAGTATATTCAG gTGGGCAAAGGGAGAGATGTGGGGCTCAATCAAATAGCTCTGTTTGAAGGGAAGGTTGCTAGTGGAAATGGTGAACAAGTTCTTAGTCGGGATGTATACAGACTTGGCCAGCTACTTGATTTCTTCAGAATGTTGTCATTCTACTTCACAACTGTTGGCTTCTATTTCTCTACAATG TTGACGGTTCTTACTTTGTATATATTCTTATATGGGAGGGCATACCTG GCACTTTCTGGAGTTGGAGCTACTCTTCGCGAAAGAGCTATTAGTCTGGACGACACTGCACTTAGCGCCGCCCTCAATGCTCAGTTTCTGTTTCAGATTGGTGTCTTCACTGCTGTGCCAATGATTTTGGGCTTTATTTTGGAACAGGGTTTTCTCAAG GCCATTGTCAGTTTCACAACGATGCAGTTTCAGCTATGTACTGTCTTCTTCACATTTTCACTTGGCACAAGAACCCATTATTTTGGACGGACAATTCTTCATGGTGGTGCTAGG TACCAAGCCACTGGAAGAGGGTTTGTCGTCAAGCATATCACATTTTCTGAGAACTACCGTCTTTACTCCAGAAGTCATTTTGTCAAAGG GCTGGAAGTTATTCTCTTACTGGTTGTCTACCTTGCGTATGGAAATGATAAGGCTGGTGCTGTTTCCTACATTCTTCTGACTGTTAGCAGCTGGTTTTTGGCTGGTTCTTGGCTTTTTGCTCCTTTCCTGTTCAACCCTGCTGGATTTGAGTGGCAAAA AGTCGTGGTGGACTTCACAGAATGGACAAATTGGCTCTTTTACAGAGGTGGAATCGGTGTGAAAGGATCTGAAAGCTGGGAAGCTTGGTGGGAAGAAGAACTG TCTCACATTCGGACCTTGAGCGGGAGGATAATGGAGACTATATTAAGTCTACGCTTCTTTGTCTTTCAGTATGGTATTGTCTACAAACTGAAACTACAAGGGTCAGATACATCATTTTCGGTACAGCGTTTCTCTTTGTCTAAACTTCAACTTTACCACAGTTTCCTAGTTTTTGTTCGTATGATAATATAG
- the LOC106388909 gene encoding Usher syndrome type-1G protein, whose protein sequence is MYADRLESESGSRKLVKDRINGGSSDNSTPSRRVTGKRQRQDDKWEHDLFSSDKPQLSNRRVDSGDLRMKLQKRHHGTQSGSGVRDLREKLSGTMNVQPKSKVETARPSLKSVVTGTATETTRRTSSQATRKKSQQAGASVDSFLESLGLEKYSTAFQVEEVDMDALMHMTDDDLKAMLIPMGPRKKILLALGSKR, encoded by the exons ATGTATGCTGATAGATTGGAGTCCGAGTCTGGAAGCAGGAAACTCGTAAAGGATCGAATCAATGGCGGTTCTAGCGACAACTCTACTCCCTCGCGACGAGTGACTGGGAAAAG GCAAAGGCAGGATGACAAATGGGAGCATGATCTTTTCAGTAGTGACAAGCCTCAACTCTCAA ATCGCAGAGTTGATTCTGGAGATCTCCGCATGAAGCTTCAGAAGAGGCATCATGGGACTCAAAGTGGTTCAGGCGTGAGGGATTTACGGGAAAAGCTCTCTGGGACAATGAATGTGCAACCAAAATCTAAAGTGGAGACTGCTAGACCGAGCTTGAAGAGTGTAGTGACTGGAACTGCAACAGAGACTACTAGAAGAACTTCAAGTCAAGCTACCAGGAAGAAGTCACAGCAG GCTGGTGCGTCGGTTGATAGCTTTCTGGAATCATTGGGTCTCGAGAAATATTCAACAGCTTTTCAAGTGGAAGAA GTTGATATGGATGCTCTCATGCATATGACAGATGATGACCTCAAGGCTATGCTTATACCAATG GGCCCAAGGAAGAAGATACTTCTTGCATTGGGATCAAAACGCTAA
- the LOC106385656 gene encoding RPM1-interacting protein 4 isoform X2 codes for MTNRPHVPKFGDWSNQDQPFTVVFDNARTNKRADLYESLENSDIKTPPQPAPRIPRPEPPKPAREGTPRAPPPTERNKVRAPPADQLYGGGRDGGGLYGGYVGGGGSGNRHPQAPPRPAQTQPRPNLRGGSNGRGGTTIPPFPGSVGSGENMSYTHIFDQVKEERREGARPYGGTAGNTPSRPINSQHESPSPNSSKVCCFPWGRKGSKY; via the exons ATGACA AACCGTCCGCATGTTCCAAAGTTTGGGGACTGGAGCAACCAAGACCAGCCATTCACGGTCGTCTTCGATAACGCGAGGACGAACAAACGAGCAGACTTGTACGAATCTCTAGAGAACTCAGATATCAAAACTCCTCCTCAACCTGCTCCTAGAATTCCACGACCTGAACCACCAAAACCAGCTAGAGAGGGCACGCCAAGAGCACCTCCACCAACCGAGAGAAATAAAGTCAGAGCTCCTCCTGCTGACCAGCTCTACGGCGGAGGCAGAGATGGAGGCGGATTATACGGAGGTTATGTAGGTGGAGGTGGATCAGGAAACCGGCATCCGCAAGCTCCTCCTCGTCCCGCACAGACACAGCCTAGACCCAATCTTAGAGGCGGCAGCAACGGAAGG GGAGGGACGACGATTCCACCATTTCCAGGGTCAGTAGGTTCAGGGGAGAATATGAGTTACACACACATTTTCGACCAAGTGAAAGAAGAGAGGCGTGAAGGTGCCAGACCCTACGGTGGAACAGCCGGAAACACTCCATCTCGCCCCATCAACAGTCAACATGAATCTCCCTCCCCAAACTCCTCCAAG GTCTGTTGTTTCCCATGGGGCCGAAAGGGAAGTAAATACTGA
- the LOC106385656 gene encoding RPM1-interacting protein 4 isoform X1 gives MTNRPHVPKFGDWSNQDQPFTVVFDNARTNKRADLYESLENSDIKTPPQPAPRIPRPEPPKPAREGTPRAPPPTERNKVRAPPADQLYGGGRDGGGLYGGYVGGGGSGNRHPQAPPRPAQTQPRPNLRGGSNGRGGTTIPPFPGSVGSGENMSYTHIFDQVKEERREGARPYGGTAGNTPSRPINSQHESPSPNSSKVLHITILNNIFCVILQTHNCFAIHIIAYFMCINVKGCA, from the exons ATGACA AACCGTCCGCATGTTCCAAAGTTTGGGGACTGGAGCAACCAAGACCAGCCATTCACGGTCGTCTTCGATAACGCGAGGACGAACAAACGAGCAGACTTGTACGAATCTCTAGAGAACTCAGATATCAAAACTCCTCCTCAACCTGCTCCTAGAATTCCACGACCTGAACCACCAAAACCAGCTAGAGAGGGCACGCCAAGAGCACCTCCACCAACCGAGAGAAATAAAGTCAGAGCTCCTCCTGCTGACCAGCTCTACGGCGGAGGCAGAGATGGAGGCGGATTATACGGAGGTTATGTAGGTGGAGGTGGATCAGGAAACCGGCATCCGCAAGCTCCTCCTCGTCCCGCACAGACACAGCCTAGACCCAATCTTAGAGGCGGCAGCAACGGAAGG GGAGGGACGACGATTCCACCATTTCCAGGGTCAGTAGGTTCAGGGGAGAATATGAGTTACACACACATTTTCGACCAAGTGAAAGAAGAGAGGCGTGAAGGTGCCAGACCCTACGGTGGAACAGCCGGAAACACTCCATCTCGCCCCATCAACAGTCAACATGAATCTCCCTCCCCAAACTCCTCCAAGGTACTACACATAACcatcttaaataatatattttgtgtaatACTTCAAACACACAATTGCTTTGCTATCCATATCATTGCATATTTTATGTGTATTAACGTGAAAGGATGTGCGTAG
- the LOC106386348 gene encoding ninja-family protein AFP3 translates to MVVESTSMATKIGKDEDVEVELELCLSLGGPFKKSDKAIIMRCAKDIGVDLNDGTTTYEVKETGKKREAKQQQRSRGEGGECKRIRTECKEATNGVDLGLSFGDMGNGYGSGRYKENSKDVTIGSPISSTSDVSDPSSSPCQEGGTSVLGENPDQTKPVRSPVNNTLTGTEETRITDGPNDAVVKESQECSNSIAKEAGKPPKPRPNSNGINGGLLPFAKMPFVTSTGNGPDGKTVNGFLYRYSKSDISIICVCHGTSFSPAEFIIHAGGTHVSHPLRHITVVPSTF, encoded by the exons ATGGTTGTTGAATCTACATCAATGGCAACAAAGATTGGTAAAGACGAGGATGTTGAAGTCGAGCTTGAGCTATGTCTTTCTCTGGGAGGTCCTTTCAAGAAATCAGACAAAGCCATCATCATGAGATGCGCCAAAGATATTGGCGTTGATCTTAATGACGGGACCACAACGTATGAGGTCAAAGAGACAGGGAAGAAGCGAGAAGCGAAGCAGCAACAGAGAAGCAGAGGAGAAGGAGGAGAGTGCAAGAGGATCAGAACAGAATGTAAAGAAGCTACTAACGGCGTGGATTTGGGTTTGAGCTTCGGTGATATGGGTAACGGGTACGGGTCGGGTCGATATAAGGAGAATAGCAAAGACGTTACAATTGGGTCACCCATTAGCAGCACGTCCGACGTTTCCGATCCCAGCAGCTCTCCATGCCAAGAAG GTGGAACTAGCGTACTTGGGGAAAATCCAGATCAAACAAAACCGGTTAGATCTCCGGTTAACAACACTCTAACCGGTACAGAGGAAACGCGGATCACGGACGGTCCAAACGATGCGGTGGTAAAGGAGTCGCAAGAATGTTCCAATTCTATAGCCAAAGAAGCTGGAAAGCCTCCGAAACCACGCCCAAATAGCAACGGAATTAACGGCGGTTTGCTTCCGTTTGCTAAGATGCCGTTCGTGACTAGCACCGGTAACGGACCCGATGGCAAAACTGTAAATGGGTTTCTGTATCGGTACTCAAAATCAGACATCAGTATAATCTGCGTCTGTCACGGAACGTCATTCTCTCCGGCTGAGTTCATCATCCACGCCGGTGGGACCCATGTCTCGCATCCGTTAAGACATATAACTGTTGTTCCGTCAacgttttaa
- the LOC106388908 gene encoding myb-like protein X, which yields MSRCFPFPPPGYEKKISTDEANPLIKEKQKKEKKHKKDKEKKKDRETSKDKHKERKERKEKHKDKKDKDRDKEKSSTSEDKKASSVLPNTKDSEQLVTDNGNGESKFIQDLARRIRDEEATDSQSVGKISFPNGVTENKPMSQNNHRKVDEKRSYTMAKRSENAVLRVPSSTDQNGSDVMVKPSEKKDHEKNHRRESVTKSDLPSDSERIKKNEPKYTTHRSSQEEKEQIGHDKPKYVEGGPRLKERDLDFRVHDLSKASVKNLTAGGVLGKRKDHETNGFLYENGSRQNKIQRPAASPITSVENGRMLGGCQTLPKPVTELQGTVCSNPLVKEEHRVNGFIDSQEPKDRPKKVKENGGASAKKRSHPDLKYLDQILNVPQREELCEVGENEEQEWLFGQSGVKLLKKPRIDSSTTSLDESLQVWNQALRLESADTVALPYVVPF from the exons ATGTCTCGTTGCTTCCCGTTTCCACCTCCAGGATATGAGAAGAAGATTAGCACCGATGAAGCAAACCCTTTGATAAAG gaaaaacaaaagaaggaaAAGAAGCACAAAAAGgataaggaaaagaaaaaagatagaGAAACAAGCAAAGACAAACACAAGGAACGGAAGGAGAGAAAGGAGAAACATAAAGACAAGAAAGACAAAGACCGTGATAAAGAAAAGAGCTCAACTTCAGAGGACAAAAAAGCTTCTTCTGTTCTGCCCAACACAAAGGACAGTGAACAGCTTGTAACAGATAATGGTAATGGAGAGTCTAAGTTTATTCAGGATCTGGCAAGAAGGATCAGAGATGAAGAAGCTACAGACAGCCAAAGTGTGGGAAAGATTAGTTTTCCCAATGGAGTCACAGAGAACAAGCCAATGTCACAAAACAACCATAGGAAAGTTGATGAAAAGCGAAGCTACACCATGGCAAAAAGGTCTGAAAATGCGGTTCTTCGAGTACCATCCAGCACTGATCAGAATGGATCTGATGTTATGGTTAAACCATCGGAGAAAAAGGATCATGAGAAGAATCACCGCAGGGAAAGTGTTACCAAGAGTGATTTGCCATCGGACAGCGAAAGGATAAAGAAAAACGAACCAAAGTACACAACACATAGAAGTAGTCAAGAGGAGAAAGAGCAAATTGGTCATGACAAACCAAAGTATGTAGAGGGAGGGCCGAGGCTAAAAGAGAGAGACTTAGACTTTAGAGTGCATGACCTTTCAAAGGCAAGCGTTAAAAATCTCACCGCAGGTGGAGTACTTGGCAAACGGAAAGATCATGAGACAAATGGTTTCTTGTATG AGAATGGATCTAGGCAAAACAAGATACAGAGGCCAGCTGCTTCTCCAATAACATCCGTGGAAAACGGGAGGATGTTGGGAGGATGCcaaactcttcctaaacctgtTACTGAGTTGCAAGGAACAGTGTGTAGTAATCCACTGGTCAAGGAGGAGCATAGAGTTAACGGTTTCATTGATTCTCAAGAACCCAAAGATCGTCcaaagaaagtgaaagaaaacgGCGGAGCGTCAGCGAAGAAGCGGTCTCATCCGGACTTGAAGTATTTGGATCAGATACTGAATGTACCGCAGAGGGAGGAGTTGTGTGAGGTTGGTGAGAATGAGGAACAAGAGTGGTTGTTTGGTCAGTCTGGAGTGAAATTACTAAAGAAGCCAAGGATAgattcttctaccacttcattgGATGAGTCTCTGCAAGTCTGGAACCAGGCTCTTAGATTAGAATCTGCTGATACGGTTGCTCTTCCATATGTGGTTCCCTTCTAG